The DNA sequence GCAAAGTTGGAGAACTCACCGTAAGCCTCACTGACGCTGTAGAAGTTGATGGTTTGATTGGACATGGTGAAATTCTTTTTTTTTGGAATTCAAGAACTCGAAATGAATCGTCAGATTCAAGACAGAATTTTAATCGGAGAAGTTCGAGTTCACTGAGAGAAATCTGCTAAAATAGAGGCAATCAAAAGTGAACAGGAGTCACAAGAATGAGCAGCCTCGCCATCTACTATCATCGTCAGCACGGTCCTCTGTGTCTGTTGGTCTACGCCACCGCAGCCCTGCTCGCCGGAGTTGCCTGGTACTGTCGCCATGAACCACCTCAGCCATTCCTGACCTGGATCCTGAGCGGTTCGGCGATGCTCGTGTTTCTGTTCGCGGCCTCCTTTCACCACCTGACCGTAGCGGACGAAATCGACCGCCTGCGAATTCGCTTCGGCCCCATTCCCCTGTTTCAGCGGGCTGTACTCTACGAAGACATCGTCGGTGTCGAAGTCGGTCGCACCAGCATACTGGATGGCTGGGGCATTCATCTAAGCCTCCGCGGGGGTTGGGTAATGAATCTCTGGGGCCGTGACTGCGTGGTTCTCAAACTCAAAAAGGGAACGCTCCGCGTGGGTACAGACGATGCCGAAAACCTTACCTCATTTATCAAAAGCAGACTGCCGGAAGATTCGGATTTGTCGAGTGATTGAGAGTCGGGACAAAGGAGTTTACAGTTACAAGAGTTCGTTTCCAAATAATTCAATACACGCTAGATAGATCGTAAAGGTGGACGTGATGGCCATCATTAAGCCGGAAGACCAGGGATTCCAACCACCCGGGGGAGTGAATTTTTCAACGGAAGAGTTTGTACCTCTGAATAAACTGTCCAACGCACTTTGTAAGATCGCAGCTTTTTTGCAGAACGATCTTCACGTTACTCAACTGGTAAGGTATGACGACTGGTGGCAACATGATGGTCTGCATTTCCGGAAAGCCGACTGTGATATCCATGGACTGTTTGCCATGGTCCAGACCCCTCGTTCACTTTTATTATCGATGCCAGGGGATGAACTGGTTTATGTAGGGATCGCTCCTCCTGACTCATCCTGGTACGTGCGGTTTTATGTGTGTTGGGACGATCTTGACAGTGAACTGATTGGTGTTTTTGATCTGACACTCTCCGTGAGCATCGCAGACCGGTTTCGTTCCTCTCTGGTTCCCGAAATTGGATGTAAAATTCGAGAGCAGGATGCAGCTGAATATTTTAAGAAGATCATACTCTAGATGATGCTTCTGATTGTGACTTAACCTGACACTGAACTTCAAACCCACCTCACAGAGCCCAGACAGCTATTCGTCGAACAGCCATTTCTTCCCAACGCCCATGAAGATCGAAGCCATGATCAGCCCTCCTACCGGTCTGCTGCGTTTGCCTTCCGGGGAATCTCCCTCGAAAAACATATAGATGGAAGCACCCAGCATTATGATGCCCAGTGCCATCGACATCACGCCGAACGCTTTCTTGACCAGCTTTCCCATCGAAAGGCTCGGGCCTTTCTTGCGGGACTTTTTCTTCTTCGATTTGACTGCGGTCTTCGTTTTTCGCTGAGGTGCGATCGGCTCTCCATAATGCTCGAAGAGATCTTCGGTTTCTTCGTCAGATGCAGGGACCTGCATCCGGCTGCCACACGATTTGCATTTCAGCGTCTGGCCAGCGCGTTCCTCTTTGACTTTATAACTCTGAAAACACTCGTCACATTGAACGTGAATGGGCATCCCGGTCTCCGCTGGTCGTCTCTCTGTTGGCTTCTGTGCAAATGGATATGAGCGTACATTGTTTCTACTTCATGTACACAGGATAGACCAGACCGATTATGAAAAAATCCCGCAGCCGCTATCGCGTACTCCGGGACAAATGCCACCTTCCAGTAGAACCGTTACACAACGTGTGACCGGTAATTTCAGTTCTGCTGTTGGTCTTCGTATTCTTTAATGGTCTGTTTCAGCTCTACCAGCAGCTTGCGTCCATCTTCACCGGTCATTCTGATGAACCGCTCCCGGACCGGCTGACTCGCCTGACGAAACGCTTCGCGTTCTTCGGGTGTCAGCTCGGTGATGATTTCCAGGTCAGGCTTATTCTTGCGAATCAGGCTCAGCCGCTCCTGGTTGAATTCTCTCTGTACCTTCAGGATGTAGTCGTTGAGATCGGCTACCACCCCGGTCACCAGTTCCTGACGTTCGGCAGGCAGAGAATCGAAGAATTCACGGTTAGTGACAGCAGTCGTGATGAACGGTGCATGTCGCGCGAAAATCATCCAGTCGGTCACTTCATAGAAATTCATCTCCTGAATCGCGAACACCGGGTTTTCCTGTCCGTCGATCATATTCAGTTGCAACGCCGAATAGACTTCGGAGTAGGGGAGCGGTGTCGGGCTGGCTCCATACGCATTGTAGGCAGCGATCAGCAGTGGGGACGTCATGACCCGCATCTTGACTCCCTCGAAATCTTCAGGCCGATGAATGGGATCTTTCGTTGTCCAGACCTGCCAGCCCTCCGAGAAAATGGAAAGCAGCTTCAGCCGCTTGCGGGCGTAGAGTTCAGCAAAGGTTTTCTGTAACCGCGGATCTTTATTCAATACCTGGTTGTTGATTTCATCATCGTCGGAGAACAGAAAGTGCAACAGGAAGACCTGGACTTCCGGAATCAGTTTTCCCAGATGTCCGGGGGAGGCCATCGCAAACTGCACGACTTCCATGTCGACCAGTTCGGTAATCTGGTCCGAGGTTCCCAGGGTTCCGTAGGGATAGATGGTGACTTCGATTTCCCCATTGGAACGTTCCTCGACGAGTTCCTTGAACTTCATCGCGTACTGGTGCTGAACGCTGCCGATAGTCTCTTCAATCGCAAACCGCCACTGTGTCGGTTGATCGGTCGACGCGGTGGCCTCAGCACCACACGAAGTGCAAAGCAGGGAACCGCCCACGATCAGGAGCAGGCTCCAGACGGACGCAGAACTGAATGTTTTCTGAATCAGGTTCATGATGCTTATCCAAATGCGAGGTTGCGGAGAAACAGGGAAATACTGGGGAACGCAATCAGCAGGATCCCCGCAAACAACAGAATGGCGATGAAGGGGGGCGTGCCCCGGATCACCTCCAGGTAGGGCCGGCGGAAGACCGCAATCGCAGTGAAAATATCACAGCCGAACGGCGGCGTCGCAGATCCGATGGCCACCTGTAAGGTCACTACAATCCCAACCAGTACCGGATCAATGCCTGCGGCAATTGCCACCGGATGGAAGATCGGGGTCAGAATCAGAATCACCACGATCGGATCCACGAACATACAGCCGATGAAGTAGGCGATGGCAATCGTCAGCATGATCGTCCAGTAGCCCGAATCCGGTGTCAGCCCCAGCCAGTTATTAATCAACGCGTCCGGCAGTTGTGCGAACGAGATCACCCAACTGAAGGCAGCACCCGCACCAACGAGGATAAAGACGACCGCGGTAATCAACCCGGTCGAGAGTGCAATGTCCGGAATGTCTTTCACAGAGAGATCCCGGAAGAAGACGATCTCCAGAATCGCAGCATAGAGAACCGAGATCGCCGCTGCTTCGGTGGGGCTGAAAATCCCCGAGTAAATCCCGCCGATAATAATCAGGGGGAAACCCAGCGGGAGCAGTGCCCGGCGTGCTGCTGTGCGACGGGTCGCAGAGTCTGTTTTTTCCTGGCGGGGAATCTGCATGCGAATCGAAGCGATCCAGCAGTAAATACAAAACAGCATCAATACCAGGAGGCCCGGTCCAATACCCGCGATGAACAGTTCCCCGATCGAGGTACCCGACACAACACCGTAAACGATCATGCCGATACTGGGCGGGATCAAAAGCGCAATGTCGCTGGCATTGATGATCAGCGCCGTGGTGAACGAGTCGGGGTATCCTGCTTTGAGTAACTGGGGCCTGAGCGGGCCACCAATGGCAACGACCGTCGCCTGGGTCGAACCGGACATGGCGCCGAACAACGTGCAACTGATGGCACTGGCGATCGGCAGACCACCTCGCAGGTGGCCGACAAACGCCGTCACCAGGTCGAGTAACCGGTTCGCGGAATTCCCCCGCGTCATGATATCGGCCGCGAAAATAAACATCGGGACCGCGATCAACGCCGCGGGCTTGATACCACCGATCATCTGCTGGACCAGCACAGCCGGCGTCACATCCGGATGAAAAACCAGCAGAACCGCCAGGGCAGCGACGATCAGTGGGACCTTCATCGGAAAACCCAGCAGCAGTAAAAAGATCATGATGCCGATGATGAGTAAGGCTTCCATTCGTGATTCTCCCTGAGGGCCTGGGTTAGACTTCGCCGACGACCGTGGTTTCGTATTCGTCTTTCTGTGAATACGAAATGTAGACGTCGGGAGCAGTCAGGTTACGGAAGACCGTCAGGCCATATTGAATAGCCGACAGAATGAACCCCAGCGGGACGAACAGATAGATCAGGTACAAGGGCACCTGCAACACGGGAGAAATCGTGCCCAGAAAGCGGACAGTGTTGATATATTCGAAAGCATACCCGGCCAGTAACAGCATCAGCAGAGAGGTCAGACTGTTGATGATGACCATCATGATTTTACGCCAGCGCGGATTGAGCTGATCGTACAACGCCGTCATGCGGATATGGCGACCCTGGCTGGCAGCATAGCTCAGGCCGATGAAGGTCACCACGATAATCAGGAATTGGGAGACTTCGCCGACAAAGGCCAGGCTGAAGCCGAACAGGGCGCGGCACACCACATTGCCAATCGAAAGAGTGGCAATGATAATAATCGACCAGGCCAGCAGAAACGCTTCGATCCGCTGGACGATCGTAAATAATTTGTTCATCTGCGCTGATCCTCGGATAAAGGATGAAATTGAGAGCGCAGGAGAGGCAAGCAGGTCGTAACTGGATCTGCACACGATCGCCACGCTGTGATTAACTCAACACAACAATCTGACATCAGATCCTCTTTTCTTGTTCTGGCTGCCCACCATCAGGGACAACCGTCGTCTTTTACTGGAAACTGTAATTGACCGCCTGTTGTGAAACGGGCTCACAATACTTGCGTGAGGCGATAAATTCCGGTCTGTATTTTTTCTGTCCAAAGGGTTCGTCGAGCTGGTTCCAGACGCTGTTATACACAAAGAACAGGTTCGAACGCGGGAAGGGGGTGATGTTTCCGTTCGAGCCATGCATGGTGTTGCAGTCAAACAGCACCAGTGTGCCCGCGGGCCCCTCTCCCTGAACGATTCCATGTTCGTCGACCAGTTCCCGCAGGGAATCTTTGTCGGGAATACCCAGTTCCTGCTTCTGCAGGGAAGTCAGATAATGATCCTCGGGAGTTTCTCCCACACAGGATACGTATTTCCGGTGAGAGCCTGGCATCAGCATTAAGGGCGCGTTGAATTCGTAGTTGTCGGTGAGCAACAGCGAACAACTCACCGCACGCATCCGAGGCATCCCGTCTTCCACATGCCAGGTTTCGAAATCGGAATGCCAGTAAAACTCTTTCCCGGCAAAGCCCGGTTTCAGATTCACGCGCGACTGATGCAGATAAACTTCGCTGTCCAGAATCTGCATCACCATCCCCGCGATACGTTCATCCTGGGCAACTTCAGAGAAAAATGGGCTGATCTCCGCATGATGAATTGCAAACAGCGAGCGCAGTTCATCGCAGTCCGGCTCCACAATTGCTTCAGAGCGTCTGCGGGTCGCAGCACTTTCCTTGAGACGAACCAGTTCGGCGTTGCAGGCGTCGATCTCCTCTTGGGAAAAAAAAGCCGGCAGAATCAGAAAACCGTACCGTTCAAACTGGTTTAGCTGACCTGCCGTTAATGGGCCATCCTCGGTAGATCCATACACAACCGGATCAGCCCGCTCCAGGAATTCGGGCTGAGATTTGACGCGAGACGGATACAGATCTTTCGAATTCGCTACTTCAGTGTTCATTGCCTTCACGGTCACTGGCGATTGCCGGATCGAGGCATCTCCAGCCTGATAAAAAAGTCCTTTATGTAAAA is a window from the Gimesia benthica genome containing:
- a CDS encoding TRAP transporter substrate-binding protein, whose protein sequence is MNLIQKTFSSASVWSLLLIVGGSLLCTSCGAEATASTDQPTQWRFAIEETIGSVQHQYAMKFKELVEERSNGEIEVTIYPYGTLGTSDQITELVDMEVVQFAMASPGHLGKLIPEVQVFLLHFLFSDDDEINNQVLNKDPRLQKTFAELYARKRLKLLSIFSEGWQVWTTKDPIHRPEDFEGVKMRVMTSPLLIAAYNAYGASPTPLPYSEVYSALQLNMIDGQENPVFAIQEMNFYEVTDWMIFARHAPFITTAVTNREFFDSLPAERQELVTGVVADLNDYILKVQREFNQERLSLIRKNKPDLEIITELTPEEREAFRQASQPVRERFIRMTGEDGRKLLVELKQTIKEYEDQQQN
- the thpD gene encoding ectoine hydroxylase, whose protein sequence is MNTEVANSKDLYPSRVKSQPEFLERADPVVYGSTEDGPLTAGQLNQFERYGFLILPAFFSQEEIDACNAELVRLKESAATRRRSEAIVEPDCDELRSLFAIHHAEISPFFSEVAQDERIAGMVMQILDSEVYLHQSRVNLKPGFAGKEFYWHSDFETWHVEDGMPRMRAVSCSLLLTDNYEFNAPLMLMPGSHRKYVSCVGETPEDHYLTSLQKQELGIPDKDSLRELVDEHGIVQGEGPAGTLVLFDCNTMHGSNGNITPFPRSNLFFVYNSVWNQLDEPFGQKKYRPEFIASRKYCEPVSQQAVNYSFQ
- a CDS encoding TRAP transporter small permease, with the protein product MNKLFTIVQRIEAFLLAWSIIIIATLSIGNVVCRALFGFSLAFVGEVSQFLIIVVTFIGLSYAASQGRHIRMTALYDQLNPRWRKIMMVIINSLTSLLMLLLAGYAFEYINTVRFLGTISPVLQVPLYLIYLFVPLGFILSAIQYGLTVFRNLTAPDVYISYSQKDEYETTVVGEV
- a CDS encoding TRAP transporter large permease, which produces MEALLIIGIMIFLLLLGFPMKVPLIVAALAVLLVFHPDVTPAVLVQQMIGGIKPAALIAVPMFIFAADIMTRGNSANRLLDLVTAFVGHLRGGLPIASAISCTLFGAMSGSTQATVVAIGGPLRPQLLKAGYPDSFTTALIINASDIALLIPPSIGMIVYGVVSGTSIGELFIAGIGPGLLVLMLFCIYCWIASIRMQIPRQEKTDSATRRTAARRALLPLGFPLIIIGGIYSGIFSPTEAAAISVLYAAILEIVFFRDLSVKDIPDIALSTGLITAVVFILVGAGAAFSWVISFAQLPDALINNWLGLTPDSGYWTIMLTIAIAYFIGCMFVDPIVVILILTPIFHPVAIAAGIDPVLVGIVVTLQVAIGSATPPFGCDIFTAIAVFRRPYLEVIRGTPPFIAILLFAGILLIAFPSISLFLRNLAFG